The genomic DNA TCTATCAAGCTGGTGTGATTGACCCGAAGATGTATGCGCGCGTTAAACTCGTATTGAGTCATGAGCACCGGATAGAAGCAGAACACGCCCGTGAAGACGCGGCGCATGACTAATTGGAGGGATTTAGCAACATGGAACGTAAGTTAATCGGAGTTGACCTTGGTGGCACGACAACTAAGTTTGCCATTTTAACGGAAAATGGTGATATTCAACAAAAGTGGAGTATCGAAACCACGATCTTAGATGAAGGGGCTCACATTGTGCCTAACATCATTGATTCCATCAATCATCATATTGATCTATACAAGATGGATCGTTCACAATTTATCGGAATCGGGATGGGTACGCCTGGGACTGTTGATTTGAACAAAGGAACTGTTATTGGGGCCTATAACTTAAACTGGAAGACTTTACAACCAGTTAAAGAACAAATCGAAAAAGGGACGGGTATCAAGTTTACGTTAGATAATGATGCCAATGTTGCCGCACTCGGCGAACGTTGGAAGGGCGCTGGCGAAAACGGTAGCGATGTTGTCTTTGTAACCCTTGGAACTGGCGTTGGTGGTGGAATCATTGCCGATGGCCGTTTGCTTCATGGTGTTGCGGGTGGTGCCGGTGAAATCGGCCACGTGACAGTTGAACCTAATGGCTACATGTGTACTTGTGGTAAGAAGGGTTGTTTGGAACAATATGCTTCTGCAACGGGTGTGGTGCACGTTGCCCGTGATATGGCTGAAGAATTCTCCGGTGACTCTAAGTTGAAACAATTATTAGACAATGGTGAAGAAATCAGTTCGAAGATTACCTTTGATTTAGCTAAAGACGGCGATGTCTTGGCTAAACGAGTTGTTGACCGCGTTTCCTATTACTTAGGATTGGCCTTAGCCAACGTTGGTAATACGATGAACCCATCGTCAATTATTATCGGTGGTGGTGTTTCAGCGGCTGGTGACTTCTTGTTGAATCAAGTAATCAGTTATTTCAAACAATTCACGTTCCCAACAATTCGTGACACAACGGCTTTGAAGTTAGCAATCCTAGGTAACGATGCTGGGGTTATTGGTGCTGGTTCATTAGCTCAACGGTTCATTTAAAGTAATAATAAGGAAGCTTGGAAGTGATTTCTGAGCTTCTTTTTTATGATGATATTCTAGACTAGTTATTAACGATCTGAAAATTAAATGGATTAAATTATCGATTGGAGGCCGACGATGTCAAACCTATTATTATCCTCACGCGCGTTTTGCCATGTGACATTGACACACGCTTTTCTAGCTTTAGTGTCCCCGGTTGATCGTACAACTGCGAAGATTGTGATTATTGTTAATTCGGTCAACAACGGTAAAAAGCATCCCAAAATGTTGGAATTGCAACAAACGGTGCGACGACTTGGTTTCGTGGACGTTCAGCTCTTAGATGTATTAACGGATGACTTGACAGTGCTAGATACAGCGACTGCCATTATCTTGAATGGTGGTTACGAGTTTTTGTTGTTAAAAAATTTACGGCAGATGCACTTGTTACAGCGGCTACGACAGTTGGCATTGGCTGGCAAGCCCATTTATGGGATCAGCGCGGGGGCTATCTTGTTAGGCCCTGATTTGGATCTATATGCACAACTGTACCCTGAAGATAACACCGAACGGCTGACGACGACAACGGCGATTGGCGCGACGACTATTCGAATTTACCCGCATTATGAGGTTCATTGTGAGCTTAACCCACAATTGCCACAGCTAATCGCTGATTGGGAGCGGCAAACCGGCGTATCAGTCACCCGTCTGACTAATGATCAAGGTTTATTATTGCAGGGATCACGGGTACAGCTGATTGAACGAAGTGGCAGTTGAATCACAAGTTTTAGGTGGCTACAGCGATTACTATTAGATGCAGAATAGCGTTAAGTCTGCATTGCATTGGTTTACGATATTCATAATGCTGGCACCTAAGCCAAGCTTTACTTAGATATTAATCGATTGCAAGTATTAATTGATGATATCAAAGAGTGTGGGATCGTCAATAAAGGTTAAATCAAGCCTTTTACCGCTTACCCCTAGTAAAAGTAAGCGGTTTTGTGTAAAATAGGTAAGTAGAAATTAGGAGGGATAACGTGGTTTTAGGTGCATTGAGCGGTCTGACTTATGTTAACATTGTGTTAGTTATCATAATTGCGGCCTACTTTATTTATGAGTTGTATAGTTACATTCGGCGGCGACAAGTGTCCACGATGCTGGACGAAGAAGCTTTTCAGGCAGGAATGCGTAAAGCACAAGTTGTTGATTTACGTGAAAAGAAAGAGTTCGATGCGGGCCATATTTTAGGTGCGCGAAACATCCCATTTAACAGTTTGAAAGTACGGATGAATGAACTTCGTAAGGACATGCCGATCTACGTTTATGATCAAACCCATACGTTAAGTACACGGGCCGTGGTAACATTAGCTAAGAATGGCTATTCACAGCTCTATATTTTAAAGCCTGGCTATGCGCGTTGGGAAGGTAAGACGAAAAAAGCGAAGTATTAAAAAATGGCGGCTAGAACAAAAACTTGTTCAGCCACCATTTTTTAGTTAATTAACCGTTGTGAGCAGAGCGACTTTTGCGCATCGCCTTTTTACGGTTTTCTTCGAATTTGTTTTCTTGGTCTTCAATGGGGTCAACAACTTGCTTCTTAAATGATAAGACGGAACCGATTACGGCACCAGCAGTTGCGACGACTCCAAACAAGAAGCCACGGGTAAATGATTTCATTAGTAAAACCTCCTAGCTATTGTTAGTTTTATTATGCTTGTTTTACGTGGAGATAGCAATCAATTCAAACTAAATTTTAAAAAAGTGGGGTGAAAAGTGATGCTCACCAAGATTATTGCACACCGTGGTAGTAAGGGCACCCGGCCAGAAAATACGTTACCCGCATTTATTGCGGCGATTGAGGATGGTGCGGATGGCATTGAGACGGACGTTCACCTGTCACGAGATGGTCACCTGATAATTATGCACGATGAACTTGTTGACCGCACGACTGATGGGAGCGGTCGCATCGTTGATCACACGTTGGCAGAACTAAAGCAACTAGATGCAGGTCGTAAATATAGCCCGGCCTATGCGGGGACGCCAATTCCAACGTTAGATGAAGTGGTTCAGTTATTGATCCAGCGAAATTTTACGGGTATTTTTAACCTAGAAATCAAAACGAACAAAATTCATTATGAAGGTATTGAAGACCTTGTCGCGGATTATTTCAAGCATCATCAGGTACCATTTACACTGGTTTATTCGAGCTTTTATGGCAAGTCGATTGAACGATTGCATATTTTGCAGCCCGATGTTGAATCGGATAGTTTATTTAAGACCAAGGTTCAAACCGCTAAGCGGCTACATGCGCAGCATATTGTTTTAGGTTATCACCCAGATATTCGTTGGGTTCGCTTTCACTGGTTTTTACTTCCCAAGGTTCAGCTACGGCCGTGGACGGTTAATACCGCACGTGATATGCGGTTTTGCTATCGGCATCGCTTTGCGGGGTTGATTACGGATTATCCGGGATTGGCGCGTGAAGTTCGCAAACAAATTCAAGGAGGTTAAGTGAGTGACAGCAACAACTAAACATAAGGTATTATTAATTGCAGGTCCGACGGCAGTAGGTAAGACTGCATTATCACTAGCACTGGCAAAGCAGTTGAATGGTGAGATTATTTCTGGGGACTCAATGCAAGTTTATCGTCAGTTAGACATTGGTACGGCTAAAATCATGCCGGCTGAACAGGCCGGCATTCCCCATCATCTAATCGATATCAAAGATGTTAATCAGCGTTTTACGGTTGCTGAATTTGTTAGTCGGGCCACGACATTGATTAATGGAATTAGTGCTCGCGGCAAGTTGCCGATAATTGTCGGTGGCACTGGCTTTTACTTACAATCCTTACTGGCAGGCTATCAATTTGGACCAGCCGATAAAGCCCCTGATATGATGTATCGACAGGTTTGGTTTGACCGAGCGGCAGTTGAAGGGCCCCTGGTGGCGTGGACAGCACTCCAAGAGCGTGATCCGCGAGCAGCGGCCGCCATTGCGCCTGCTAACCTGGTTCGCGTTGTTCGTGCGCTAGAATACGAACATACGACCGGCCAACGGTTTTCTGATCAAGCCGATACGGTCA from Lactiplantibacillus paraplantarum includes the following:
- a CDS encoding YqgQ family protein; this translates as MKTLYDVQQLLKKFGVYVYVGKRIWDIELMAIEIDHLYQAGVIDPKMYARVKLVLSHEHRIEAEHAREDAAHD
- a CDS encoding ROK family glucokinase, whose protein sequence is MERKLIGVDLGGTTTKFAILTENGDIQQKWSIETTILDEGAHIVPNIIDSINHHIDLYKMDRSQFIGIGMGTPGTVDLNKGTVIGAYNLNWKTLQPVKEQIEKGTGIKFTLDNDANVAALGERWKGAGENGSDVVFVTLGTGVGGGIIADGRLLHGVAGGAGEIGHVTVEPNGYMCTCGKKGCLEQYASATGVVHVARDMAEEFSGDSKLKQLLDNGEEISSKITFDLAKDGDVLAKRVVDRVSYYLGLALANVGNTMNPSSIIIGGGVSAAGDFLLNQVISYFKQFTFPTIRDTTALKLAILGNDAGVIGAGSLAQRFI
- a CDS encoding Type 1 glutamine amidotransferase-like domain-containing protein — translated: MSNLLLSSRAFCHVTLTHAFLALVSPVDRTTAKIVIIVNSVNNGKKHPKMLELQQTVRRLGFVDVQLLDVLTDDLTVLDTATAIILNGGYEFLLLKNLRQMHLLQRLRQLALAGKPIYGISAGAILLGPDLDLYAQLYPEDNTERLTTTTAIGATTIRIYPHYEVHCELNPQLPQLIADWERQTGVSVTRLTNDQGLLLQGSRVQLIERSGS
- a CDS encoding rhodanese-like domain-containing protein, with translation MVLGALSGLTYVNIVLVIIIAAYFIYELYSYIRRRQVSTMLDEEAFQAGMRKAQVVDLREKKEFDAGHILGARNIPFNSLKVRMNELRKDMPIYVYDQTHTLSTRAVVTLAKNGYSQLYILKPGYARWEGKTKKAKY
- a CDS encoding DUF3042 family protein translates to MKSFTRGFLFGVVATAGAVIGSVLSFKKQVVDPIEDQENKFEENRKKAMRKSRSAHNG
- a CDS encoding glycerophosphodiester phosphodiesterase, with the protein product MLTKIIAHRGSKGTRPENTLPAFIAAIEDGADGIETDVHLSRDGHLIIMHDELVDRTTDGSGRIVDHTLAELKQLDAGRKYSPAYAGTPIPTLDEVVQLLIQRNFTGIFNLEIKTNKIHYEGIEDLVADYFKHHQVPFTLVYSSFYGKSIERLHILQPDVESDSLFKTKVQTAKRLHAQHIVLGYHPDIRWVRFHWFLLPKVQLRPWTVNTARDMRFCYRHRFAGLITDYPGLAREVRKQIQGG
- the miaA gene encoding tRNA (adenosine(37)-N6)-dimethylallyltransferase MiaA; the encoded protein is MTATTKHKVLLIAGPTAVGKTALSLALAKQLNGEIISGDSMQVYRQLDIGTAKIMPAEQAGIPHHLIDIKDVNQRFTVAEFVSRATTLINGISARGKLPIIVGGTGFYLQSLLAGYQFGPADKAPDMMYRQVWFDRAAVEGPLVAWTALQERDPRAAAAIAPANLVRVVRALEYEHTTGQRFSDQADTVSETLDAYTLCLTADRTLLYNRINQRVDQMVAAGLAQEARWLFDQGGATLPAGKGIGYHEWFPYFDGERSLDETVAAIKQDSRRYAKRQLTWFRNKMTVDWVNLLEHPELRASIDQQLASWLS